One Telluria mixta DNA window includes the following coding sequences:
- a CDS encoding aminotransferase-like domain-containing protein, translating into MEPTEKSESEGWPVLAIDRQRRGSLVDQIVAAIAEMVNRRTLPAGTKMPSVRQFAKTNGVSTFTVVESYDRLLHLGLLSSRRGSGFFVARGAEAPAQQTYLPTYLPAAALVVDTLTPDLYSGQTDALPVGAGWLPPEWYGESTILDAVRHAMKIPAGRLRGYGHPLGFPSLRQHLATTLSADLFAVEPEQILLTHGATHAFDLVLRTLTRPGDVVFVEDPGYGNLLALVRHHGCVPVGIPRGAHGLDMEVLAREAQARQPKLMFVNTVLQNPLGTSLSQAQAHRLLALSEQYDFWLVEDDIYRELAARGDSSLAAMDGLRRVIRIGSFSKTLSPVLRVGSICASGSLMPELVRVKMLTGLTTSEVNERAVYDAVSSRAYRKQVERLVLQLDDARELALERLGDAGLVPLARPRGGMFVSAGLPDKGPSGRAIAERALRASILLAPGEFFALRPPDTAWFRFNVAYAHERALLDFLRSIRGEQS; encoded by the coding sequence ATGGAACCAACCGAAAAGAGCGAAAGCGAGGGATGGCCGGTGCTGGCGATCGACCGCCAGCGCCGCGGCAGCCTGGTCGACCAGATCGTCGCGGCCATCGCCGAGATGGTAAATCGGCGCACGCTGCCCGCCGGGACCAAGATGCCGTCCGTTCGACAATTCGCAAAAACGAACGGCGTCAGCACCTTCACGGTCGTCGAGTCGTACGACCGCCTGCTGCACCTGGGCCTGCTGTCGTCGCGGCGCGGCTCGGGCTTTTTCGTCGCGCGCGGCGCGGAGGCACCGGCGCAGCAGACGTATTTGCCCACGTATCTGCCGGCGGCCGCCCTCGTCGTCGACACGCTCACGCCCGACCTCTATTCCGGCCAGACGGACGCGCTGCCCGTCGGCGCCGGCTGGCTGCCGCCCGAGTGGTATGGCGAATCGACGATCTTGGACGCCGTGCGCCATGCGATGAAGATCCCGGCCGGCCGCCTGCGCGGCTACGGCCACCCGCTCGGCTTTCCCAGCCTGCGCCAGCATCTCGCCACGACGCTGTCGGCCGACCTGTTCGCGGTTGAACCGGAACAGATCCTGCTCACGCACGGCGCCACGCATGCGTTCGACCTCGTGCTGCGCACGCTCACGCGGCCGGGCGACGTCGTGTTCGTCGAGGATCCCGGCTACGGCAACCTGCTCGCGCTCGTGCGCCATCACGGTTGCGTCCCCGTCGGCATCCCGCGCGGTGCGCACGGCCTGGACATGGAAGTCCTCGCCCGCGAAGCCCAGGCACGCCAGCCGAAGCTCATGTTCGTCAACACGGTGCTGCAGAATCCCCTCGGCACGTCGCTGTCGCAGGCGCAGGCGCACCGGCTGCTGGCGCTGTCCGAACAATACGATTTCTGGCTCGTCGAAGACGACATCTACCGCGAACTCGCGGCGCGCGGCGACTCGTCGCTGGCGGCGATGGACGGGCTGCGCCGCGTGATCCGCATCGGCAGCTTTTCCAAGACCCTGTCGCCCGTGCTGCGCGTGGGGTCGATCTGCGCGTCGGGCTCGTTGATGCCGGAACTGGTGCGGGTCAAGATGCTCACGGGCCTGACGACGTCCGAGGTGAACGAGCGCGCCGTATACGATGCCGTCAGCAGCCGCGCGTACCGCAAGCAGGTCGAGCGCCTCGTGCTGCAACTGGACGACGCGCGCGAGCTGGCGCTGGAGCGCCTCGGCGACGCGGGCCTCGTGCCGCTGGCCCGGCCGCGCGGCGGCATGTTCGTCAGCGCGGGGTTGCCCGACAAGGGACCGAGCGGCCGCGCCATCGCCGAGCGGGCGCTGCGCGCGAGCATCCTGCTGGCGCCGGGCGAATTCTTCGCGCTGCGCCCGCCCGATACCGCCTGGTTCCGCTTCAACGTCGCCTATGCCCACGAGCGGGCCCTGCTCGACTTCCTGCGTTCGATCCGAGGAGAACAATCATGA
- a CDS encoding TetR/AcrR family transcriptional regulator, producing the protein MTTVPSKHRVSHRDKVETAILGEAVRQFAECGYEGTSIATVAERAGLSKQNLMYYFPTKQALYQRVLDNVLDDWLARMASLADPGKDPGDVLRAYVRAKLTFSREQPLASRVYAMEVIGGAKLYADQIRRRVIPLLRADIAVFERWIAEGKIAPVNATHLLFAVWAMTQSYADFAAQMTLVLDREQLQPSDFDDAERLITGMVLAAVGLQENTCPP; encoded by the coding sequence ATGACCACCGTCCCCTCCAAACACCGCGTGAGCCACCGCGACAAGGTGGAAACGGCCATCCTCGGCGAAGCCGTGCGCCAGTTCGCCGAATGCGGCTACGAAGGCACGTCGATCGCCACCGTCGCCGAGCGCGCGGGCCTGTCGAAGCAGAACCTGATGTACTACTTCCCGACCAAGCAGGCCTTGTACCAGCGCGTGCTCGACAACGTGCTGGACGACTGGCTCGCGCGCATGGCCAGCCTGGCCGATCCGGGCAAGGACCCGGGCGACGTCCTGCGCGCCTACGTGCGCGCGAAACTGACGTTCTCGCGCGAGCAGCCGCTCGCGTCGCGCGTGTATGCGATGGAAGTGATCGGCGGCGCCAAGCTGTACGCCGACCAGATCCGCCGCCGCGTGATCCCGCTGCTGCGCGCCGACATCGCCGTGTTCGAGCGCTGGATCGCGGAAGGAAAGATCGCGCCCGTCAACGCCACCCATCTGCTGTTCGCCGTCTGGGCGATGACGCAGTCGTACGCCGACTTCGCCGCCCAGATGACCCTCGTGCTCGACCGCGAACAACTGCAACCATCCGACTTCGACGACGCCGAGCGCCTGATCACGGGCATGGTCCTCGCCGCCGTCGGCCTCCAGGAGAACACATGCCCACCCTGA
- a CDS encoding GNAT family N-acetyltransferase codes for MPTLSPIELFTPRLKLRWMTERDADAHYAVFSDPEVARFWSSGPWTSLEQSREHIAATQAAYADGSGMRLGVELIDTGELIGNVSLHRFVDTSRRCEMGYALARAHWGGGYVSEALRALLAYGFATLDLNRIEADVDPRNGASARVLEKLGFQKEGYMPERWIVQGEPADTVYYGLLRRHWKG; via the coding sequence ATGCCCACCCTGAGCCCCATCGAACTGTTCACGCCCCGCCTGAAACTGCGCTGGATGACTGAGCGCGACGCCGACGCGCACTACGCCGTATTCTCCGATCCGGAAGTGGCGCGCTTCTGGAGCAGCGGTCCGTGGACGTCGCTGGAGCAGTCGCGCGAGCACATCGCCGCCACGCAGGCCGCGTATGCGGACGGCAGCGGCATGCGCCTGGGCGTCGAATTGATCGACACGGGAGAACTGATCGGCAACGTGAGCCTGCACCGCTTCGTCGACACGAGCCGGCGCTGCGAAATGGGCTACGCGCTGGCGCGCGCCCACTGGGGCGGCGGCTACGTCAGCGAGGCGCTGCGCGCGCTGCTGGCCTACGGGTTTGCCACGCTCGACCTGAACCGCATCGAGGCCGACGTCGACCCGCGCAACGGGGCGTCCGCGCGGGTGCTGGAAAAGCTCGGGTTTCAAAAGGAAGGCTATATGCCCGAGCGCTGGATCGTGCAGGGCGAGCCGGCCGATACGGTGTACTACGGCCTGCTGCGCCGGCACTGGAAGGGTTGA